From one Struthio camelus isolate bStrCam1 chromosome 36, bStrCam1.hap1, whole genome shotgun sequence genomic stretch:
- the LOC138063845 gene encoding zinc finger protein CKR1-like isoform X3, producing the protein MLESRQKALYRDVMQESYETLMSLAVHGLARGKEEEEEEEAAGTEESGEELQPSASESPEKEKSLVGSNRWKAKGPDEAAPPKTPEPAASRCGDCANLQRGAKRERREGRGRERPFGCADCGKRFPWASHLERHRRVHTGERPFGCPECGESYSQGSHLAKHRRSHGEARNPRRGGERGKVSRGGPAARRERAHGCGDCGKRFPWASHLERHRRVHTGEKPYECPECGEAFSQGSHLAKHRRGHGAGPAGGIVSAPGTVGAPAPSRPAERLPKRPGHHGGDEP; encoded by the exons ATGCTGGAGTCGCGGCAGAAGGCCCTGTACCGGGACGTGATGCAAGAGAGCTACGAAACGCTGATGTcccttg CAGTGCATGGGCTGGCACGcggaaaagaggaggaggaggaggaggaagcagcaggcacCGAAGAGAGCGGCGAGGAGCTCCAACCCTCTGCATCCGAGAGCCCGGAGAAGGAAAAGAGCCTGGTGGGATCGAATAGGTGGAAAGCAAAGGGACCGGACGAAGCCGCGCCGCCGAAGACGCCCGAACCGGCCGCGTCCCGCTGCGGGGACTGCGCCAATCTGCAAAGAGGGGcgaaaagggagcgaagggaAGGGCGAGGGCGGGAACGGCCCTTCGGCTGCGCCGACTGCGGGAAACGCTTCCCTTGGGCGTCCCACCTGGAGCGGCACCGGCGGgtgcacacgggcgagcggcccttcGGCTGCCCCGAGTGCGGCGAGAGCTACAGCCAGGGCTCGCACCTGGCCAAGCACCGCCGGAGCCACGGCGAGGCGAGAaacccccggcggggcggcgagcgCGGGAAAGTTtcccgcggcggcccggcagcccggcGGGAACGGGCGCACGGCTGCGGCGACTGCGGGAAACGTTTCCCTTGGGCGTCCCACCTGGAGCGGCACCGGCGGGtgcacacgggcgagaagccctacgAGTGCCCCGAGTGCGGCGAAGCCTTCAGCCAAGGCTCGCACCTGGCTAAGCACCGCCGGGGCcacggcgccgggccggccggcggcatCGTCTCGGCCCCGGGGACCGTCGGAGCCCCCGCTCCGTCCCGCCCCGCTGAGCGGTTGCCGAAACGCCCCGGGCATCACGGCGGCGACGAGCCCTGA
- the LOC138063845 gene encoding zinc finger protein CKR1-like isoform X1: MEPWVMLESRQKALYRDVMQESYETLMSLAVHGLARGKEEEEEEEAAGTEESGEELQPSASESPEKEKSLVGSNRWKAKGPDEAAPPKTPEPAASRCGDCANLQRGAKRERREGRGRERPFGCADCGKRFPWASHLERHRRVHTGERPFGCPECGESYSQGSHLAKHRRSHGEARNPRRGGERGKVSRGGPAARRERAHGCGDCGKRFPWASHLERHRRVHTGEKPYECPECGEAFSQGSHLAKHRRGHGAGPAGGIVSAPGTVGAPAPSRPAERLPKRPGHHGGDEP; the protein is encoded by the exons ATGGAGCCGTGGGTGATGCTGGAGTCGCGGCAGAAGGCCCTGTACCGGGACGTGATGCAAGAGAGCTACGAAACGCTGATGTcccttg CAGTGCATGGGCTGGCACGcggaaaagaggaggaggaggaggaggaagcagcaggcacCGAAGAGAGCGGCGAGGAGCTCCAACCCTCTGCATCCGAGAGCCCGGAGAAGGAAAAGAGCCTGGTGGGATCGAATAGGTGGAAAGCAAAGGGACCGGACGAAGCCGCGCCGCCGAAGACGCCCGAACCGGCCGCGTCCCGCTGCGGGGACTGCGCCAATCTGCAAAGAGGGGcgaaaagggagcgaagggaAGGGCGAGGGCGGGAACGGCCCTTCGGCTGCGCCGACTGCGGGAAACGCTTCCCTTGGGCGTCCCACCTGGAGCGGCACCGGCGGgtgcacacgggcgagcggcccttcGGCTGCCCCGAGTGCGGCGAGAGCTACAGCCAGGGCTCGCACCTGGCCAAGCACCGCCGGAGCCACGGCGAGGCGAGAaacccccggcggggcggcgagcgCGGGAAAGTTtcccgcggcggcccggcagcccggcGGGAACGGGCGCACGGCTGCGGCGACTGCGGGAAACGTTTCCCTTGGGCGTCCCACCTGGAGCGGCACCGGCGGGtgcacacgggcgagaagccctacgAGTGCCCCGAGTGCGGCGAAGCCTTCAGCCAAGGCTCGCACCTGGCTAAGCACCGCCGGGGCcacggcgccgggccggccggcggcatCGTCTCGGCCCCGGGGACCGTCGGAGCCCCCGCTCCGTCCCGCCCCGCTGAGCGGTTGCCGAAACGCCCCGGGCATCACGGCGGCGACGAGCCCTGA
- the LOC138063845 gene encoding zinc finger protein CKR1-like isoform X2, with amino-acid sequence MEPWVMLESRQKALYRDVMQESYETLMSLVHGLARGKEEEEEEEAAGTEESGEELQPSASESPEKEKSLVGSNRWKAKGPDEAAPPKTPEPAASRCGDCANLQRGAKRERREGRGRERPFGCADCGKRFPWASHLERHRRVHTGERPFGCPECGESYSQGSHLAKHRRSHGEARNPRRGGERGKVSRGGPAARRERAHGCGDCGKRFPWASHLERHRRVHTGEKPYECPECGEAFSQGSHLAKHRRGHGAGPAGGIVSAPGTVGAPAPSRPAERLPKRPGHHGGDEP; translated from the exons ATGGAGCCGTGGGTGATGCTGGAGTCGCGGCAGAAGGCCCTGTACCGGGACGTGATGCAAGAGAGCTACGAAACGCTGATGTcccttg TGCATGGGCTGGCACGcggaaaagaggaggaggaggaggaggaagcagcaggcacCGAAGAGAGCGGCGAGGAGCTCCAACCCTCTGCATCCGAGAGCCCGGAGAAGGAAAAGAGCCTGGTGGGATCGAATAGGTGGAAAGCAAAGGGACCGGACGAAGCCGCGCCGCCGAAGACGCCCGAACCGGCCGCGTCCCGCTGCGGGGACTGCGCCAATCTGCAAAGAGGGGcgaaaagggagcgaagggaAGGGCGAGGGCGGGAACGGCCCTTCGGCTGCGCCGACTGCGGGAAACGCTTCCCTTGGGCGTCCCACCTGGAGCGGCACCGGCGGgtgcacacgggcgagcggcccttcGGCTGCCCCGAGTGCGGCGAGAGCTACAGCCAGGGCTCGCACCTGGCCAAGCACCGCCGGAGCCACGGCGAGGCGAGAaacccccggcggggcggcgagcgCGGGAAAGTTtcccgcggcggcccggcagcccggcGGGAACGGGCGCACGGCTGCGGCGACTGCGGGAAACGTTTCCCTTGGGCGTCCCACCTGGAGCGGCACCGGCGGGtgcacacgggcgagaagccctacgAGTGCCCCGAGTGCGGCGAAGCCTTCAGCCAAGGCTCGCACCTGGCTAAGCACCGCCGGGGCcacggcgccgggccggccggcggcatCGTCTCGGCCCCGGGGACCGTCGGAGCCCCCGCTCCGTCCCGCCCCGCTGAGCGGTTGCCGAAACGCCCCGGGCATCACGGCGGCGACGAGCCCTGA